The stretch of DNA GCAGGCATTGCAGCGCCGCCTCGCCGCCCGGCGGCACGCTGGAGCAATGCGCTATGTAATCGGAGCGGCACTGCGATTTGATGGCGTCGCGTTGCGCCTGGCTCGGGGCTTGCGCAAAAGCCGGTGCAGCGGTTGCCACCATCGCGACGACAGAAAGCCACGGCGCAAGCTTCGTCGCACGTTTCAACGTGTTGATCATTTGAATAAATCCTTTTGTCGTCGCAGGAAGCCGCCGCTTCAACCGCAGAAAAATTTCGTCGTAGAAATGCTAACGGCCCGCATCATTTTCGCTTTCCGGTTTCACTGCAAGCGGATTGTTGCTATTTTCATGGGGTGGCGCCGAACGTCGATTTCTGAATAGACATTTTTCTGAACAAACCAATTGAGGCACGAAAAATGAAGCCTATGCGTTCGCCTGCACGCCTGAGTCCGCACCGCACCATCGGGCAAGGAGGGGCTTCGATCCGGCGCGCGGCGTTCGCAATTGCCGCGATGGGCATCTTAAGTGCCTGCGAACAAAATACTTTTGTCCCGCCGCCGCCACCGAAAGTCGATGTGGCGGTGCCGGTGCAACGGTCCTTCACGCGCTATCTGGAAGCGACCGGCAATACGGTCGCGATCAAGAATGTCGATCTGGTCGCGCGCGTGCAGGGCTTTCTGCAATCGATCAGTTATCAGGACGGCGCCTTTGTGAAAGAAGGCACGCCCCTGTTCACGATCGAGCCTGACACCTACAAGCTGAAGCTCGAACAGGCGCAGGCCGCGGAAACCGGCGCGCAGGCAACGGTGAGGCAGGCCGAGGCGGACTTCAAGCGCCAGCAGGAATTGGTCCAGCGGCAAGCCGTTTCCCAAGCCACGCTGGATACTTCCACCTCGACGCGCGATAACGCGCAAGCGAACCTGCTTCAGGCCCAGGTCAATACCAAGATCGCGGCGGTCAATTACGGTTATACCAATGTGACCGCGCCGTTTGATGGCGTCGTCAGCACGCATCTCGTCGCCGTCGGCGAACTCGTCGGCGTCTCGTCGCCGACGCAGCTTGCCACCATCGTGGCGCTCGACCCGATCTGGGTGAATTTCAACGTCAACGAACAGGACGTGCTGCGGATCCGCACGGAGGCTCGCCGGCGCGGGATGACGCCGGACGATCTCAGGCAATTGCCGATTGAAGTCGGATTGCAAACCGAGACCGGTTTTCCGCACAAGGGCAAGCTCGACTACGCCGCCGTGACGCTCAACCAGTCGACGGGCACGCTCCCGGTGCGCGGCGTGCTGCCCAATTCCGATCGCGCGTTGCTGCCGGGGTTCTTTGTCCGAGTTCGCGTCCCGATCGATCAGGTGCAGAGCGCGTTGTTCGTGCCTGACGTGGCCCTCGGCAGCGATCAGTCCGGACGCTACCTGCTGGTCGTGAACGGCGAGAATGTCGTCGAGCAGCGCAAGGTGCGGGTCGGGCCGCTGGAGGGCGGGCTGCGTGTCATCGAGGAGGGGCTGAAGCCCGACGACCGCGTCGTCACCGCGGGGCTGTTGCGCGCGATTCCCGGCCAGAAGGTCGATCCGCAACTGAAACAGATCGAAGCACAGCCAACGGCGGCCAAGTAGGAGCCGGGCCATGATTTCGAAATTTTTCATCGAGCGGCCGGTTCTTTCCAACGTCATCGCGATCCTGATGATCCTGATCGGCGGCGTCAGCCTGTTGCGGCTCGCGGTGGCGCAATATCCCGACGTCGTGCCGCCAACGGTCCAGGTGACGACCCGCTATCCCGGCGCCAGCGCCAAGACCGTGATCGATACGGTGGCGCTGCCGATCGAGCAGCAGGTCAACGGCGTCGAGGACATGCTCTACATGCAGTCCTACAGCGGCGCCGACGGCTCCTATTCGCTGACGGTCACCTTCAAGATCGGCACCGACCTCAACTTCGCGCAGGTGCTGGTGCAGAACCGGGTGTCGAGCGCGCTGGCGCAATTGCCGCAATCGGTGCAGAACCAGGGCGTCACCGTGCAGAAGAAGTCGACGGCGATCCTGCTGTTCGTGACGCTGACGTCGCCGAAATCGACCTATGACAGCCTGTTTCTGAGCAACTACGCCACGATCAATATTCGCGACGAGCTGTCGCGTCTGCCCGGCGTCGGCAACGTCACCGTGTTCGGCGCCGGCCAGTATTCGATGCGGGTCTGGCTCGATCCGAACAAGCTGCAGGCGCGCAACCTGATGCCGCAGGACGTCATTTCCGCGATCCAGCAGCAGAGCCAGCAGGTCACCGCGGGCCAGGTCGGCGCGCCGCCGACGCCTCCGGGACAGGCGTTCCAGTATACGCTGAACGTCAGCGGCAGGCTCGATGACACCAGCGAGTTCGAGAACGTGGTCGTCAAGACCGGCACCAGCGGCGATGTCACCCGCGTGCGCGACGTCGGCTGGGTCGAACTTGGCGCACAGACCTATAGCCAGGTGTTCTCGCTCAACAACAAGCCGGCCACCGGCATCGGCGTGTTCCAGTCGCCCGGCGCCAACGCTCTGGAGGTCGAGCAGGCGGTCAAGAAGAAGATGGACGTGCTGGCGAAGGCGTTTCCGCAGGACATTACTTATGATGCGCCGTTCGACACCACCAAATTTGTCTCGGAATCGATCAATGAGGTCTACAAGACGCTGATCGAGGCCGGTCTTCTCGTCCTCGTCGTGATCCTGATCTTCCTGCAGGACTGGCGCGCGATGCTGGTGCCCGCGACCACGGTGCCGGTGACGATCATCGGCGCCTTTGCCGCGATGGCGGCGCTCGGCTTCACCGTCAATATCTCGACCCTGTTTGCGATCGTGCTCGCGATCGGCATCGTGGTTGACGACGCCATCGTTGTGGTCGAAGGCGCCGCGCACAATATCGAGAAGGAGATGTCGGGCCATGACGCCGCGATCAGCGCGATGAACGCGCTGTTCGCGCCGATCATCGGCATCACGCTGGTGCTGATCTCGGTGTTCCTGCCGTCGGCGTTCCTGCCGGGATTGACCGGGCGGATGTATGCACAGTTCGCGCTGGTGATCGCCGCAACCGCGCTGCTCAGCGCCATCAATGCGGCGACGCTGAAGCCGACGCAGTGCGCGCTATGGCTGCGCCGGCCGGTGCCGCCGGAACAGCGCAACTTTTTCTATCGCGGCTTCAACGCGGTCTATAACCGGCTCGAGGCCGGCTATAGCCGGCTGATCGGCCGTCTGGTTGCCCACAGCAATGTGTCGGTCATCTGCGCGCTGATCCTGATTGCGATCGGCGGTTATGGACTGTCGCGCGTGCCGACCGGCTTCATTCCGATCGAGGACCAGGGCTATCTCCTGGTCGCCGTGCAATTGCCTGATGGTGCGGCGCTTGAGCGTACCCAGCGTGTGCTTACCCAGGTCAGCGAGATAACCGGCAAAGCCCCGGGCGTCGATCAGGTGATCACCATTGCCGGCATCTCCGCGCTCGACAATTCCTCCAGCCTCGCCAATGCGGGCGTCGCCTATTTGATCCTGAAAGAGTGGAGCGCGCGAGGGCCAGGTGAGGATTTGCGGTCGCTGTTCGTCGGATTGAACGAAAAACTCTCCGTCATCGAGGAGGCGCGGATCCTCGTGGTCCCGCCGCCGCCGATCCAGGGTATCGGTAACGCCGCCGGCTTCGCAATGCAGGTCCAGCTCCGCGACGGCAATTCCGACTTCAGCAAGTTGCAGGCGATCACCGGCGCGATCGTCGCCAATGCGTCGTCACAGAGCGCGCTGCAGCGGGTGAGTTCGCCGTTCCGCTCGATGGTGCCGCAGTTCGACATCGAGGTGGATCGAATCAAGACCCAGACGCTGCATGTCACGACCGACCAGATCTTCTCGACGCTGTCGTCCTACATGGGTTCGACCTTCGTCAACCAGTTCAACAAATTCGGCCGTACCTTCCAGGTCTATGCGCAGGCGGACGCGCAATTCCGCCTGACGCCGCGTGACATCCAGAACATGATGGTGCGTAACAGCAATGGCGACATGATCCCGCTCGGCACCGTGGCAAAGATCACGCCGGCGGTCGGTCCGTCGCTGATCAGCCTGTACAACCTGTATCCTTCCGCAACCATCATCGGCCTGCCGGCGACGGGTTACAGTTCAGGCCAGTCGATGAATCTGATGGAGCAGGTTGCCGCGAAGACCCTGCCGCCCGGCACGGGCTTCGAGTGGACGGCGATGTCGTACCAGGAGAAGGTCGTCGGCGGCCAGATCTATTGGGCGTTCGGCCTGGCCCTGCTGCTGGTTTACCTCGTGCTGGCCGGACAATATGAAAGCTGGTACGCGCCGATATCGGTGATTCTGGCGGTGCCGCTGTCCTTGCTGGGCCCAATGATCGTGCTGACCGGATTGAGGATCGAGAACAACCTCTATACCCAAATCGGCATCATCCTGTTGATCGCGCTGTCGGCCAAGAACGCCATCCTGATCGTCGAGGTGGCGCTGGAACTGCACGTGCGCGATCGCAAGCCGTTGCTGGAATCCGCCGTCGAGGCGGCGCGAGCCCGGTTCCGGCCGATCCTAATGACGTCGTTTGCTTTCATCTTCGGCATGCTCCCGCTGGTGCTAGCGACCGGCGCCGGCGCCAACGCCCGGAAATCGATTGGCATCACGGCATTCTCCGGCATGCTGGCGTCGACCTGCCTTGCCGTGCTGTTTGTGCCGACGTTCTTTGTCGTGATCCAGCGGTTCGAGAACTGGCTCAAGGAGCGCAAGGTGAAGAAGGCGGAGGCGCAGACGGCGGCGGAAGCGTCAAGCGCAGCGCATTAGTCTATCCACGTCGTCCTGGACAAGTGAGCGTAGCGAGCGCGATCCGGGACCCATACCCACCGATGCATATGATGCGAGGGCTGGGGCCACAGCCCGCTCACCGCTAACATCGGTGGTTATGGATCCCCGCGTTCGCGGGGACGACGGGTGATAGAGTTCGGCCCACACCCTCATGCGTTTGCCGCGATTCTCGCCAGCCGGTCTGACGGAACCATAGTTCCGTTCCGATGTTGTCAGCGGCCACGTGCGACGGGATGCGACGCCGCAGACGTGGCATTGCCTCGCGTACTCCCCAAAAACGTCTGCCTGTCCGCCGAATCATTCGGAAGTCAGGATACCCTTGAAAGAAAACAAGAAAAAAGTGGAGGAAACGTCTCATGACCACCCGCCGTGATTTTCTGAAGACCGGTAGCGCGGCTGTCGCCACCGGCGTCGTCTTCTGCAGCTGCGGTCTGCTGCACAGCGTGCAAGCCCGACAGACCCTGCCGATCAAGGTCGCCGGACAACGAGTAAGAACGATCGACGTCCACTCCCACTGCCACTTCCGCGAAGCCGGCGCGCTGCTCGGCGCCGATGCCGCCGCAGCCCAGCTTCCGCCGGTCAATGGCGCGGAAGAGGCTTTCATCGAAATCGACCGGCGGCTCGCCGCCATGGATGCCCAGGCCGTCGACATGGAAGTGCTGTCGATCAATCCGTTCTGGTACAACCGCGAGCGCGATCTGGCCGGCCAGATCGTGAAGATTCAAAACGAAAGGCTGGCTGAACTCTGTGCCTCAAGGCCCGACCGCTTTGCGGCTTTCGCTTCGCTGACCCTGCAGGCGCCCGATCTTGCCGTGCAGGAGCTCGAGACCGCGGTGAAGAAGCAGGACCTGAAGGGCGCCGCGATCGGCGACGTCGTCAACGGCGTCGAATTCTCCGATCCGAAATTCCACCCGGTATGGGCCAAGGCGGAAGAACTCGGCGTGCCCTTGTTCATCCATCCGCAAGGCATTGCTGAACTCAGCAAGCGACTCTCGGGCAACGGCTGGCTCGCCAACACGATTGGCAATCCGCTGGGGACAACGCTGGCGCTCTCGCATCTTATCTTCGAGGGTACCTTCGATCGCTTTCCCGGGCTGAAGGTGATTGCGGCCCATGGCGGCGGCTACCTGCCGTCCTACGCCGATCGTTCGGATCATGCGTGCCTAGTGGGTCCCAAAGGCTGCAATCCGGCCGTAGCGCTCAAGAAAAAGCCGACCGAATACCTCAAGCAGATCTATTTCGATTCCCTGGTCTTCTCGCCGGAGGCGATCCGCCATCTGGCGGCCCAGGTCGGCGCCGGCCAGATCGTGCTGGGCAGCGACTACCCCTATCCTTGGCAGCTCAACCCGGTGGACCACATTTTCGATTCCACATCGCTCAGCGACGACGAAAAAGCCGACATCCTCGGCCGCACCGCGGAAAGGCTGTTCAATCTGGAGGCGCAGACCGTCGGGACAAGCACGGTGAAGCAGTGATCTTCGAGTCCCGGACGCAGTCGTCGCCGAGCGTGACGCCGTAGCCTGCTTTCACCTCGCCCCGCTCTTGCGCGCGAGCGGGGAGAGGTGAAGCGACGTCACACCTTCACCATGCGCTTGCCGCGGTTCTCGCCGGCGAGCAGGCCGATCAGCGCCTTTGGCGTGTTCTCGATTCCGTCGATCACGTCCTCTTGCACCTTCAATTTGCCGGAGGCGACCCAGGACCGCAGGTCGGCCAGCGCGGCGGCGCTCTCATTCATGTAGTCCATCACGATGAAGCCCTGCATGATGAGGCGTTTCACCACGATCAGGCCGGGCACGCCGCGCGGGCCGTGGGCCGACGGCACGCCGTCATATTGCGAGATCGCGCCGCAGCAGGCGATGCGGCCGCGGTTGTTCATCAGCGAAAGACAGGCTTCGAGAATGTCGCCGCCGACATTGTCGAAATAGACGTCGATGCCCTTGGGGGCGGCCGCCCGCAACGCCTTGAAGGTGGCGCCGTCCTTGTAA from Bradyrhizobium sp. AZCC 1693 encodes:
- a CDS encoding efflux RND transporter periplasmic adaptor subunit — translated: MRSPARLSPHRTIGQGGASIRRAAFAIAAMGILSACEQNTFVPPPPPKVDVAVPVQRSFTRYLEATGNTVAIKNVDLVARVQGFLQSISYQDGAFVKEGTPLFTIEPDTYKLKLEQAQAAETGAQATVRQAEADFKRQQELVQRQAVSQATLDTSTSTRDNAQANLLQAQVNTKIAAVNYGYTNVTAPFDGVVSTHLVAVGELVGVSSPTQLATIVALDPIWVNFNVNEQDVLRIRTEARRRGMTPDDLRQLPIEVGLQTETGFPHKGKLDYAAVTLNQSTGTLPVRGVLPNSDRALLPGFFVRVRVPIDQVQSALFVPDVALGSDQSGRYLLVVNGENVVEQRKVRVGPLEGGLRVIEEGLKPDDRVVTAGLLRAIPGQKVDPQLKQIEAQPTAAK
- a CDS encoding efflux RND transporter permease subunit, which produces MISKFFIERPVLSNVIAILMILIGGVSLLRLAVAQYPDVVPPTVQVTTRYPGASAKTVIDTVALPIEQQVNGVEDMLYMQSYSGADGSYSLTVTFKIGTDLNFAQVLVQNRVSSALAQLPQSVQNQGVTVQKKSTAILLFVTLTSPKSTYDSLFLSNYATINIRDELSRLPGVGNVTVFGAGQYSMRVWLDPNKLQARNLMPQDVISAIQQQSQQVTAGQVGAPPTPPGQAFQYTLNVSGRLDDTSEFENVVVKTGTSGDVTRVRDVGWVELGAQTYSQVFSLNNKPATGIGVFQSPGANALEVEQAVKKKMDVLAKAFPQDITYDAPFDTTKFVSESINEVYKTLIEAGLLVLVVILIFLQDWRAMLVPATTVPVTIIGAFAAMAALGFTVNISTLFAIVLAIGIVVDDAIVVVEGAAHNIEKEMSGHDAAISAMNALFAPIIGITLVLISVFLPSAFLPGLTGRMYAQFALVIAATALLSAINAATLKPTQCALWLRRPVPPEQRNFFYRGFNAVYNRLEAGYSRLIGRLVAHSNVSVICALILIAIGGYGLSRVPTGFIPIEDQGYLLVAVQLPDGAALERTQRVLTQVSEITGKAPGVDQVITIAGISALDNSSSLANAGVAYLILKEWSARGPGEDLRSLFVGLNEKLSVIEEARILVVPPPPIQGIGNAAGFAMQVQLRDGNSDFSKLQAITGAIVANASSQSALQRVSSPFRSMVPQFDIEVDRIKTQTLHVTTDQIFSTLSSYMGSTFVNQFNKFGRTFQVYAQADAQFRLTPRDIQNMMVRNSNGDMIPLGTVAKITPAVGPSLISLYNLYPSATIIGLPATGYSSGQSMNLMEQVAAKTLPPGTGFEWTAMSYQEKVVGGQIYWAFGLALLLVYLVLAGQYESWYAPISVILAVPLSLLGPMIVLTGLRIENNLYTQIGIILLIALSAKNAILIVEVALELHVRDRKPLLESAVEAARARFRPILMTSFAFIFGMLPLVLATGAGANARKSIGITAFSGMLASTCLAVLFVPTFFVVIQRFENWLKERKVKKAEAQTAAEASSAAH
- a CDS encoding amidohydrolase family protein; amino-acid sequence: MTTRRDFLKTGSAAVATGVVFCSCGLLHSVQARQTLPIKVAGQRVRTIDVHSHCHFREAGALLGADAAAAQLPPVNGAEEAFIEIDRRLAAMDAQAVDMEVLSINPFWYNRERDLAGQIVKIQNERLAELCASRPDRFAAFASLTLQAPDLAVQELETAVKKQDLKGAAIGDVVNGVEFSDPKFHPVWAKAEELGVPLFIHPQGIAELSKRLSGNGWLANTIGNPLGTTLALSHLIFEGTFDRFPGLKVIAAHGGGYLPSYADRSDHACLVGPKGCNPAVALKKKPTEYLKQIYFDSLVFSPEAIRHLAAQVGAGQIVLGSDYPYPWQLNPVDHIFDSTSLSDDEKADILGRTAERLFNLEAQTVGTSTVKQ